GGATTGCCTTCGTCGACAAAGAACTTGTTGACGCCCAGTTTCACATCGACATTCACTGCGTCGCTCATATGGATTTCACTCCTTTGAAACCGTCTTTGATCAGGTTCATGAAACCGACTTTCTTCAGATGGGGCATGACCTTCTTGCGCAGGGGCGCGGAGGCGCCGTTGATGGTGAAGAGGTCGTTCATGATGCCGGTCACCATCTCCGGGTACTCGTTGTACATGCGGGTGTTGTCCAGAAAACCCGGCAGGTTCCTGTACAGTTCCATGTCCTTCATCACGAAGCTGTTTTCCAGCGCGCTCTTGTAGGAGGACAGGGAGCCCTCGGAAAAGTCGCCCTTTTCCTTGGCCGCGATCACGGCATTGGCAGCGGCTTCGCCGGAAGCGATGGCCAGATCCATGCCGCGCACGGTGTAGCCCACGTTCAGGCACAGACCGGCTGCGTCGCCCGCGATGAGCACGCCGTCGGCCACCATCTTCGGCAGCATGGCGAGTCCGCCCTCGGGCACCACGTGGCCGGAGTATTCAACCGAGGAACCGCCCTCGATCAACGGCTTGACCGTGGGATGGTTCTTGAAGTCCTCCAGCATCTGGGGAACGCTCTTGCGCACTTCGGCCACGTTGTGCAGGCCGAAGACCAGCCCCAGAGACACGGATTCCTTGTTGGTGTACAGGAAGCCGCCGCCCATGTAGCCGGCGGAGGGCATGCCCGCGAACAGCCAGGCAGCGCCGCCATTGCCGGAACAGCCGAAGCGGTCGTTGATCTGCTGTTCGCTGAGCTGGATGATTTCCTTCACGCCCACGGCGCAGTGGTGCGGGCTGACCTTGGGAACCAGACCGAGCTTTTCGCCGAGGATGGAGTTCACGCCATCGGCCAGAATGACCACATCGGCCTCCATTTCCTCGCCAGCCGCGATCACGCCGCAGACCTTGCCGTCGCGCACGATCAGGTCGTCCACGCGGATGCCGGGCACGATGCTGGCTCCGGCGTCCTCGGCCTTTTCGGCCAGCCAC
Above is a window of Pseudodesulfovibrio tunisiensis DNA encoding:
- a CDS encoding FAD-dependent oxidoreductase encodes the protein MSEDKFDAIVVGAGLAGCTAAYLLAQAGLETLVIERGNFPGAKNMTGGRLYAHSLEKIFPNFAEEAPVERCIVHEKISFIDETRSTTLDYASPEAGDPANRSYSVMRSSFDQWLAEKAEDAGASIVPGIRVDDLIVRDGKVCGVIAAGEEMEADVVILADGVNSILGEKLGLVPKVSPHHCAVGVKEIIQLSEQQINDRFGCSGNGGAAWLFAGMPSAGYMGGGFLYTNKESVSLGLVFGLHNVAEVRKSVPQMLEDFKNHPTVKPLIEGGSSVEYSGHVVPEGGLAMLPKMVADGVLIAGDAAGLCLNVGYTVRGMDLAIASGEAAANAVIAAKEKGDFSEGSLSSYKSALENSFVMKDMELYRNLPGFLDNTRMYNEYPEMVTGIMNDLFTINGASAPLRKKVMPHLKKVGFMNLIKDGFKGVKSI